A stretch of Arachis hypogaea cultivar Tifrunner chromosome 15, arahy.Tifrunner.gnm2.J5K5, whole genome shotgun sequence DNA encodes these proteins:
- the LOC112750292 gene encoding uncharacterized protein, translating to MALISFTLLSLILVSSLSIPNLAHCKTLKRDVKALNEIKASLGWRVVYAWVGDDPCGDGDLPAWSGVTCSTVGDYRVVTELEVYAVSIVGPFPTAVTSLLDLTRLDLHNNKLTGPIPPQIGRLKRLKILNLRWNKLQDAIPPEIGELKSLTHLYLSFNNFKGEIPKELANLPNLRYLYLHENRLTGRIPPELGTLQNLRHLDAGNNHLVGTIRELIRIEGCFPALRNLYLNNNYFTGGIPAQLANLTSLEILYLSYNKMSGVIPSSIAHIPKLTYLYLDHNQFSGRIPEPFYKHPFLKEMYIEGNAFRPGVNPIGFHKVLEVSDADFLV from the exons ATGGCGCTAATATCCTTCACTCTACTCTCCCTGATTCTCGTTTCCTCACTATCAATTCCAAACCTTGCTCACTGCAAGACCCTCAAACGTGACG TTAAAGCATTGAATGAGATCAAGGCTTCGCTTGGTTGGAGAGTGGTGTATGCGTGGGTTGGAGATGACCCCTGCGGTGATGGAGATCTACCTGCATGGTCTGGTGTCACCTGTTCCACTGTCGGTGATTATCGTGTTGTTACCGAGCT tgAGGTGTATGCTGTGTCTATTGTGGGACCTTTTCCTACTGCTGTGACAAGCTTGTTGGATCTTACACGGCT GGATCTCCATAATAACAAGTTGACCGGGCCTATTCCTCCTCAAATTGGACGTTTGAAGCGTCTTAAGATACT AAATTTGAGGTGGAACAAATTGCAAGATGCAATTCCTCCAGAAATCGGTGAGCTTAAAAGTTTAACTCATCT ATACCTAAGCTTCAATAACTTCAAGGGAGAAATCCCTAAGGAGCTTGCAAATCTTCCTAACCTTCGCTACCTCTACCTTCATGAAAATCGTTTAACTGGAAGAATACCACCAGAATTGGGCACACTACAAAACCTTCGGCACTT GGATGCTGGTAACAATCATTTGGTTGGTACCATAAGGGAACTCATTCGTATTGAAGGTTGCTTCCCAGCACTTCGCAACCT ATATCTAAACAATAACTATTTTACGGGAGGAATACCTGCACAACTTGCTAACTTGACTAGTCTTGAAATCTT GTACTTGTCTTACAACAAGATGTCAGGAGTTATACCGTCTAGCATTGCTCATATTCCTAAATTGACATACTT GTACTTGGATCATAACCAGTTTTCAGGGAGAATCCCGGAACCCTTTTACAAGCATCCATTCTTGAAAGAAAT GTACATTGAAGGAAATGCATTCCGACCTGGTGTCAACCCCATTGGTTTTCATAAAGTGCTCGAAGTTTCTGATGCAGACTTCCTTGTTTAG